The following are encoded together in the Malaya genurostris strain Urasoe2022 chromosome 3, Malgen_1.1, whole genome shotgun sequence genome:
- the LOC131435548 gene encoding septin-2: protein MAAADVEVMKNEPRNLKLSGHVGFDSLPDQLVSKSVQNGFVFNILCIGETGLGKSTLMDSLFNTNFESQPSPHSLPNVKLKAHTYELQESMVRLKLTICDTVGYGDQINKDDSFKAVVDYIDQQFETFLQEELKIKRSLATYHDSRTHICLYFICPTGHGLKSLDLVCMKKLDSKVNIIPIIAKADTISKTELSKFKAKINEELRHNGVQIYQFPTDDESVAEINANMNSHIPFAVVGSTDFVRVGNKTVRARQYPWGTVQVENEAHCDFVKLREMLIRTNMEDMREKTHTKHYELYRQKRLEQMGFTDVDSDNKPVSFQQTFEAKRSNHLADLQAKEDEVRQMFVVRVKEKEAELKDSEKELHAKFDKLKKDHAEDKRKLEESRKKLEEEFVEFNRRKSQMAASHHTLTLGKSKKK from the exons ATGGCGGCTGCAGATGTTGAAGTGATGAAG AACGAACCGCGAAACCTGAAACTGTCAGGTCATGTGGGTTTCGATAGCTTGCCCGATCAGCTGGTCAGCAAGAGCGTTCAGAATGGGTTCGTGTTCAACATTCTGTGCATCGGAGAAActggtctcggaaagtccaccCTGATGGACTCGTTGTTCAACACGAACTTCGAATCGCAGCCGAGTCCACATTCGCTGCCGAACGTCAAGCTGAAGGCGCACACTTACGAGCTGCAGGAGAGCATGGTGCGCTTGAAG TTGACGATTTGCGACACTGTTGGTTATGGCGACCAAATCAACAAAGATGACTCGTTCAAAGCTGTGGTGGATTACATCGATCAGCAGTTTGAGACATTCCTCCAAGAGGAGCTGAAGATCAAACGTTCGCTTGCTACCTACCATGACAGTCGTACTCACATATGTCTTTACTTCATCTGCCCGACCGGGCACGGCCTCAAGTCGCTGGATTTAGTATGCATGAAGAAGCTGGATTCCAAAGTCAACATTATTCCAATTATTGCTAAAGCCGATACCATTTCCAAGACGGAGCTGTCGAAATTCAAAGCTAAAATCAACGAAGAACTCCGTCACAACGGTGTTCAGATTTATCAATTCCCTACCGACGACGAGAGTGTGGCTGAGATCAATGCAAACATGAACTCGCACATTCCGTTCGCTGTTGTGGGAAGTACAGATTTCGTTCGTGTGGGCAACAAGACCGTTCGTGCTCGGCAGTACCCCTGGGGTACGGTTCAGGTGGAGAACGAAGCTCATTGCGACTTTGTTAAGCTGCGGGAAATGTTAATCCGTACAAACATGGAGGACATGCGAGAGAAAACGCATACCAAACACTATGAACTGTACCGCCAGAAGCGACTTGAGCAAATGGGCTTCACCGATGTCGACAGCGACAATAAGCCGGTCTCATTCCAACAGACATTCGAAGCTAAGCGGAGCAATCATCTTGCTGACCTACAGGCCAAGGAGGATGAAGTTCGACAAATGTTTGTTGTCCGCGTCAAGGAGAAGGAGGCCGAGCTCAAGGATAGTGAGAAAGAG CTACATGCTAAGTTTGACAAGTTGAAGAAGGACCACGCCGAAGACAAGCGTAAATTGGAGGAATCTCGTAAAAAACTTGAGGAAGAATTTGTCGAGTTCAACCGGCGAAAGTCCCAAATGGCTGCATCGCACCACACGTTAACACTCGGCAAGAGTAAAAAGAAATGA
- the LOC131437367 gene encoding transcriptional adapter 3: MADKNLAKRLSVSSSAKNRMSVPSGSGTLSGTSGATALPSGSKLPTPKTPVSVGVPSPGSPGEVPLVPYIKSADNAKVLPKYTAALSSNTEDLVPAEDLDMVQLELELLLSTVALRYRVLKSEIESIDKADERRERKGKFIDKAPSSPGKKKRLDEKQKLRESAGKLFGHHMRLSKIKNMSSLIPPSPAPSQNTDDSMDAVPFLPANHHIQHIISDNAKMLLPKNDTPNKFWMSVEPYCMSITHEDLKLLDDLLEEYSGPLIPPIPELGPHYSTQWAADDIKEEQDNSKKSKGLTNGDVNKKEKTIGEGITGPLTQRLVSALMEENLLPDCNSTSNENSNSSSDVGHSNSRSAVSLLKNGISIERRLRKELIEQGILDDDDMPKSQQDDEILSEINRVRTEIAVIAEYNSNEIRKLQSMAQDEMKRIEVKRKLDRVDQEIIECYKKITAARLKRRPLTKQERDEAYRLTEEQKRLSDQLELMPVHGPFVNN, translated from the exons ATGGCTGATAAGAATCTTGCGAAGCGATTATCCGTCTCGTCTTCGGCTAAAAACCGAATGAGTGTACCGTCTGGTAGTGGAACTCTGAGCGGTACTTCAGGAGCAACAGCTTTACCATCTGGGTCAAAACTACCTACACCGAAAACGCCTGTTTCCGTTGGCGTTCCATCTCCAGGTTCACCGGGTGAAGTCCCTCTCGTTCCCTACATTAAGTCTGCAGATAATGCGAAAGTTCTTCCCAAGTACACCGCGG catTATCCAGTAACACGGAGGATCTCGTACCGGCTGAGGACTTGGATATGGTACAACTTGAATTAGAGTTGCTTTTATCCACGGTCGCATTGCGATATCGTGTATTGAAAAGTGAAATTGAATCAATTGATAAGGCAGATGAACGTCGTGAACGGAAAGGTAAATTTATTGATAAAGCACCCTCGTCACCTGGCAAAAAGAAGCGACTggacgaaaaacaaaaattgcgTGAAAGTGCTGGTAAACTATTTGGTCATCATATGAGACTGTCGAAGATAAAGAACATGTCATCATTAATACCTCCGTCCCCTGCTCCTTCGCAAAACACAGACGACAGCATGGATGCTGTTCCGTTTTTGCCTGCCAACCATCACATACAGCATATTATTTCCGATAATGCGAAGATGTTGCTTCCGAAAAATGATACACCGAACAAATTTTGGATGTCAGTAGAACCTTACTGTATGTCTATAACGCACGAAGATCTCAAACTGTTAGATGACTTACTCGAAGAGTATTCAGGGCCATTGATTCCGCCTATACCGGAATTGGGTCCTCATTATAGCACCCAGTGGGCTGCTGATGACATCAAAGAGGAACAGGATAATTCTAAAAAAAGCAAAGGACTCACAAACGGCGATgtcaacaaaaaggaaaaaacaAT TGGGGAAGGAATCACCGGTCCTCTAACACAACGCTTGGTATCTGCTCTGATGGAAGAAAATCTGCTGCCAGATTGCAATAGCACTAGCAATGAAAATAGCAACAGTAGCTCAGACGTAGGTCACAGTAATTCACGAAGTGCGGTTTCGTtgctgaaaaatggtatcagCATCGAGCGTCGGCTACGCAAGGAGTTGATCGAACAAGGAATCTTGGACGACGATGACATGCCCAAGAGTCAGCAAGACGATGAAATTTTATCGGAAATCAATCGCGTTCGCACGGAGATTGCCGTGATTGCAGAGTATAACTCGAATGAGATTCGAAAGCTACAATCTATGGCTCAGGATGAAATGAAGAGAATCGAAGTGAAGCGCAAACTGGATCGCGTTGATCAAGAG ATTATTGAATGCTATAAAAAGATAACCGCTGCCAGACTTAAACGGCGTCCGCTTACGAAACAGGAACGGGATGAAGCCTATCGTTTGACCGAAGAGCAAAAGCGTTTGTCAGATCAACTTGAGCTGATGCCAGTACATGGACCCTTCGTGAATAATTAG
- the LOC131437368 gene encoding ninjurin-2-like has protein sequence MENRGFENVPESHAKLSDTAENEQTSSKPPNSAQVNLHTGDIADSFNRLDLNSYASRKSFAQGMLDLALLTANASQLKFLLTVGEVHEFYHLLLTLVILSISLQVFQAVMIIILAMILDVNKVEQQKKTDILNNILIIFTVISVVMNIIISAFDMKSQSNLLGL, from the exons ATGGAGAATCGTGGTTTCGAAAATGTACCGGAATCTCATGCAAAACTATCAGATACTGCAGAAAATGAGCAAACATCATCCAAACCGCCAAACTCAGCACAAGTAAATCTCCATACAGGCGACATT GCAGATTCTTTCAACAGGCTTGATTTGAACAGCTATGCATCACGGAAATCTTTCGCTCAAGGAATGCTGGATTTGGCACTACTCACAGCGAATGCATCTCAGCTAAAGTTTCTGCTCACCGTGGGCGAAGTCCACGAATTCTACCATTTACTGCTGACGTTGGTGATATTGTCAATTTCGTTGCAG GTATTTCAAGCAGTGATGATAATTATTCTGGCTATGATACTTGATGTGAATAAAGTCGAACAACAGAAGAAAACCGATATTCTCAACAATATTCTAATCATCTTCACTGTGATAAGTGTCGTGATGAATATTATTATCAGCGCTTTCGACATGAAAAGTCAAAGTAACCTCCTAGGATTGTAG